The following are encoded together in the Cynocephalus volans isolate mCynVol1 chromosome 4, mCynVol1.pri, whole genome shotgun sequence genome:
- the LOC134374766 gene encoding olfactory receptor 8U3 encodes MAEVNITYVTEFILKGITDQPELQVPCFVVFLLIYLVTVLGNLGLITLIRIDARLHTPMYYFLSHLAFVDLCYSSAITPKMMLNFVVEHNTISFHACATQLGCFLTFMITECFLLASMAYDRYVAICCPLHYSTVMSKRVCIQLVAVPYTYSFLVALFHTIITFHLTYCGPNVINHFYCDDLPLLALSCSDTHMKEILIFAFAGFDMICSSSIVLTSYIFIIAAILRIHSTQGRRKAISTCGSHMVTVTIFYGTLIFMYLQPKSNHSLDTDKMASVFYTVVIPMLNPIIYSLRNKEVKDASKKALDKGCETLKILKLRK; translated from the coding sequence ATGGCTGAAGTTAATATCACTTATGTCACTGAATTCATTCTCAAGGGAATTACAGACCAGCCAGAGCTTCAGGTCCCATGCTTTGTGGTGTTTTTACTTATCTATCTGGTCACAGTGCTAGGCAACCTTGGGTTGATTACTTTAATCAGGATTGATGCTCGACTCCACACACCAATGTACTATTTCCTCAGTCACCTGGCCTTTGTTGACCTTTGTTACTCCTCTGCTATTACACCGaagatgatgttgaattttgttgtgGAGCACAACACCATTTCTTTCCATGCTTGTGCAACACAACTGGGCTGTTTTCTGACCTTCATGATCACTGAGTGCTTTCTTTTAGCCtccatggcctatgaccgctatgtAGCCATCTGTTGTCCCCTGCATTACTCAACAGTGATGTCAAAAAGAGTCTGCATTCAGTTAGTGGCAGTCCCATATACATACAGCTTTCTCGTTGCCCTGTTCCACACCATCATCACTTTCCATCTGACCTACTGTGGCCCCAATGTAATTAACCATTTCTACTGTGACGACCTCCCTCTCTTAGCTCTGTCCTGCTCAGACACACACATGAAGGAAATTCTGATTTTTGCCTTTGCTGGCTTTGACATGATTTGTTCCTCTTCCATTGTCCTCACCTCCTACATCTTTATCATTGCCGCCATCCTAAGGATCCACTCTACTCAGGGAAGACGCAAGGCCATTTCCACCTGTGGCTCCCATATGGTGACTGTTACTATTTTCTATGGCACATTGATCTTTATGTACCTACAGCCCAAATCAAACCACTCCTTGGACACAGATAAAATGGCTTCTGTATTTTACACAGTGGTGATCCCCATGTTGAACCCCATAATCTATAGTCTAAGgaacaaagaggtgaaagatgcCTCAAAGAAAGCCTTGGATAAAGGTTGTgaaaccttaaaaatattaaagttaagaaaataa
- the LOC134374768 gene encoding olfactory receptor 5AL1 translates to MAKGNHSSMTEFILLGLTDNPELQTILFGIFLVVYLASVMGNLGLIGLIQISPQLNTPMYFFLSHLAFVDFSFTSSVTPNTLANFLRDDKSITFYACAIQVCCFITFVVCEQYLLTIMAYDRYVAICNPLLYAILMPRKLCIQIVVSTYVYGFTVGLVQAVATFHLSFCDSNVVNHFYCDDVPLLALACSDTHVKELMLLIIAGFNTLCSLVIVIISYVFILFAILRIHSAEGRQKAFSTCASHLTSITIFYGTVIFMYLQPKSSHSLNTDKFASVFYVVVIPMLNPLIYSLRNQEVRNALKRIIEKLCLAIK, encoded by the coding sequence ATGGCCAAAGGCAACCATTCATCAATGACAGAGTTTATCCTCTTAGGCCTCACAGATAATCCAGAACTTCAAACCATTCTCTTTGGTATATTCCTAGTAGTCTACTTAGCTAGTGTCATGGGTAATCTTGGTTTGATTGGGCTAATTCAAATCAGTCCTCAACTTAACacacccatgtatttttttctcagccaTTTGGCTTTTGTTGATTTCTCTTTTACTTCATCTGTCACCCCAAACACCTTGGCAAATTTTCTGCGTGATGATAAAAGTATAACATTCTATGCATGTGCCATTCAGGTATGCTGTTTCATCACATTCGTTGTCTGTGAACAATACTTGCTCACAATCATGGCATATGATCGGTATGTTGCCATCTGTAACCCTTTACTTTATGCTATTCTCATGCCTAGGAAACTCTGTATTCAAATAGTTGTTAGCACCTATGTTTATGGATTCACTGTGGGTCTTGTACAGGCAGTGGCTACattccatttgtctttttgtgactccAATGTGGTCAACCACTTCTACTGTGATGATGTTCCTCTACTTGCTCTGGCCTGTTCTGACACTCACGTCAAAGAGCTAATGTTGTTAATCATTGCTGGGTTCAATACCCTTTGTTCTCTAGTGATTGTGATCATTTCCTACGTCTTCATCCTCTTTGCCATCCTAAGGATACATTCTGCTGAAGGAAGACAGAAAGCGTTTTCTACCTGTGCTTCCCATCTGACCTCCATCACAATATTTTATGGGACAGTCATTTTTATGTACCTGCAGCCCAAATCAAGCCATTCTCTGAACACAGATAAATTTGCCTCTGTGTTTTATGTGGTGGTGATTCCCATGTTAAACCCATTGATCTATAGCTTGAGAAATCAGGAGGTAAGAAATGCACTGAAGAGAATCATAGAAAAATTGTGTTTGGCTATCAAGTAA